One Leptolyngbya ohadii IS1 genomic window carries:
- a CDS encoding IS110 family transposase gives MKILAIDLGKFNSVACLFDTATNQSEFETVASKHWAFEQLLAKTQPEQVVIETSSISGWVHDLCEKLNYKVLVANANQEAWRWKNVKRKTDKDDALKLAKLAALGQISAVYVPAAERRQYRHLVKYRKTLIHRINRIQNNIRSLFDQQGISIPQGHRAWSVAGIETLSQYRKPLAQCQVEEFWQGELDLELQSLDGLWQQLQSVDDQLEKIAKQDEQIQLLQTIPGVGRKTAEVIVAILDDPHRFQNARQVSAYAGLVPDQRQSGQSNRMGNITRRGSRLLRSALVEVAWIMLRYNAWAAAVYGRICGGQKTRKKTAIVAVARKLLVRCWAMLRHKQPWQDNTPILSASTSPSS, from the coding sequence ATGAAGATTCTCGCCATCGACTTGGGTAAATTCAACTCCGTTGCCTGTTTGTTTGACACCGCAACAAATCAAAGTGAGTTCGAGACAGTCGCCAGCAAGCATTGGGCATTCGAGCAGTTACTTGCCAAGACTCAGCCAGAGCAAGTCGTGATTGAAACCAGTTCGATTAGTGGCTGGGTGCATGACTTGTGCGAAAAGCTCAATTACAAGGTGTTAGTGGCTAATGCGAACCAGGAAGCATGGCGGTGGAAGAACGTCAAACGGAAAACGGACAAGGATGATGCCCTCAAACTTGCTAAACTGGCTGCACTGGGTCAAATCTCCGCCGTTTATGTTCCAGCGGCAGAGCGGCGACAATACCGTCACCTGGTCAAGTATCGAAAGACTCTGATTCATCGGATCAATCGCATCCAAAATAACATTCGTTCCCTATTTGACCAGCAGGGCATTAGTATTCCTCAAGGGCATCGGGCGTGGAGTGTGGCAGGAATCGAAACCTTGAGCCAATACCGTAAACCGTTAGCTCAGTGTCAAGTAGAGGAATTTTGGCAAGGCGAGCTTGACCTGGAACTGCAAAGCTTGGATGGGCTTTGGCAGCAGCTTCAAAGCGTTGATGACCAACTGGAAAAAATAGCGAAACAAGATGAACAAATTCAATTGCTACAAACGATTCCAGGTGTGGGACGGAAAACGGCTGAAGTGATTGTTGCAATTCTGGATGACCCGCATCGCTTTCAAAATGCCCGTCAGGTTTCAGCCTATGCTGGATTAGTGCCGGATCAGCGACAATCGGGACAAAGCAATCGGATGGGCAACATTACCCGCCGAGGTTCGCGACTTCTCCGCAGTGCTTTAGTGGAGGTAGCTTGGATTATGCTACGCTACAACGCTTGGGCAGCAGCGGTTTACGGACGCATTTGTGGTGGGCAAAAGACACGAAAGAAAACTGCTATCGTTGCAGTAGCGCGTAAACTTTTAGTGCGATGCTGGGCGATGTTGAGGCACAAACAACCTTGGCAAGACAATACACCAATATTGAGTGCCTCAACATCGCCCAGCTCATAA
- a CDS encoding hybrid sensor histidine kinase/response regulator, translating into MNSEQPRAVKGNILIVDDALDNLNLLYATLSQRGYEVRKAINGSMALMGVQAAPPNLILLDIRMPDMDGYEVCQRLKASEETHDIPIIFLSALDESLDKVRAFSLGAADYITKPFQTEEVLARIENQLALQAAKAEIRRFNAELEQRVQQRTAQLEAANQELQREIRERQRAEELLHQQAEQKQLVTAIAQHIRQSLDLDTILNTTVAEIRQLLHVDRVLIYQFEPDWSGVIVVESVAKREHSIIGKTFIDHCFQQGFVEQYRQGRIQNLEDIYTGGLAQCHIDLLEGLGVRASLVVPIVQEEKLWGLLLANQCSQPRQWTPLEVDLMKQLSTQVAIAIQQSELYHQVRQFNAKLERQVHERTLQLQRSLDFEAALKRITDKVRDSLDESQILQAAVQELAHVLQLECCNAGIYNAELTASTIAFEYSTSLPYYQGLVVQMVDHPELYGQLLQHQSIQLCDVQPQLIREAEYQFAILACPVADDQGVIGDLWLLKSKEAIFENLEVRLVQQVANQCAIALRQARLYAASQTQVETLESLHQLKDDFLSTVSHELRSPVTNMKMSIQLLEVALEHMKEASFAETGVDSLLNKTIQRATHYLQILDSECDREISLVNDLLDLQRLEAGVQDTTTDWIDLNFWLPNLIHAFEERTQARQQQLQVELPALLPQIYSDSDALSRILTELLHNACKYTPPGESITVSVQIDPPSCFSLPSSSFYQSNESSTALRLSTFLLNVTNSGVEISPDELPRIFEKFYRVVSVDRWQQGGTGLGLALVKKLVEHLGGTIEAESIQRKTTFRIKLPITC; encoded by the coding sequence ATGAATAGTGAACAGCCCAGGGCAGTTAAAGGCAATATTTTGATTGTTGATGATGCTTTAGACAATCTGAATTTGTTGTACGCGACGTTGAGCCAGCGCGGATATGAGGTGCGGAAGGCGATCAATGGTTCAATGGCACTGATGGGGGTGCAGGCTGCTCCCCCCAATTTAATTTTGCTGGATATCCGGATGCCAGATATGGATGGCTATGAGGTCTGTCAACGGCTGAAAGCATCCGAAGAAACCCACGATATTCCGATCATTTTTCTCAGCGCTCTGGATGAATCGCTGGATAAAGTGCGAGCGTTTTCATTAGGGGCGGCAGATTACATCACCAAACCCTTTCAAACTGAGGAGGTTCTCGCTCGGATTGAAAATCAATTGGCACTTCAGGCTGCCAAAGCAGAAATTCGTAGGTTCAATGCTGAACTAGAACAACGGGTGCAGCAACGAACTGCTCAGCTTGAAGCAGCGAACCAAGAATTGCAGCGGGAAATTAGAGAGAGACAACGAGCCGAGGAATTGCTCCATCAACAGGCAGAACAAAAGCAGTTGGTAACAGCAATCGCTCAACATATTCGTCAGTCTTTAGATTTAGACACTATTCTCAATACCACCGTAGCGGAAATCCGCCAGCTCCTACACGTCGATCGCGTTCTAATTTATCAATTTGAGCCAGATTGGAGTGGCGTGATCGTGGTTGAGTCTGTGGCTAAACGTGAACACTCAATTATTGGAAAAACCTTCATCGATCACTGCTTCCAACAGGGCTTTGTTGAGCAATACAGACAGGGACGAATTCAGAACCTGGAGGATATTTATACCGGGGGATTGGCTCAGTGTCACATTGATCTCCTAGAGGGCTTGGGGGTGAGAGCAAGCTTAGTTGTACCGATAGTGCAGGAGGAAAAACTGTGGGGGCTTCTACTTGCCAACCAGTGCAGTCAGCCTCGCCAATGGACACCTCTAGAGGTTGACTTGATGAAGCAGCTTTCTACCCAGGTCGCGATCGCCATTCAGCAATCGGAACTCTATCATCAGGTGCGCCAATTCAACGCTAAATTAGAGCGACAGGTTCACGAGCGTACCCTGCAATTGCAACGATCGCTCGATTTTGAAGCTGCCCTCAAACGTATCACTGACAAAGTTCGAGATAGCCTAGATGAAAGTCAGATTCTGCAAGCGGCGGTTCAAGAACTGGCTCATGTCCTCCAGCTTGAATGCTGCAATGCAGGAATCTACAACGCTGAATTAACCGCATCGACCATTGCTTTTGAGTACAGCACATCCTTGCCCTACTATCAGGGTTTAGTGGTGCAGATGGTGGATCATCCAGAGCTTTATGGACAGCTCCTACAACATCAAAGCATCCAACTCTGTGATGTCCAACCGCAATTGATTCGTGAAGCTGAGTACCAATTCGCGATTCTTGCCTGTCCTGTTGCTGATGATCAAGGCGTGATTGGAGATTTGTGGCTATTAAAATCCAAAGAGGCAATATTTGAAAACTTGGAAGTGCGTTTAGTGCAACAGGTTGCGAACCAGTGCGCCATTGCCCTGCGTCAAGCGCGGCTATATGCGGCTTCCCAAACTCAGGTTGAAACGCTGGAAAGTCTACACCAGCTTAAGGATGATTTTCTCAGTACGGTTTCCCACGAATTACGATCGCCCGTAACGAATATGAAGATGTCCATTCAATTGCTAGAAGTTGCCCTTGAGCATATGAAGGAAGCGAGTTTTGCAGAGACAGGAGTAGACTCGCTATTGAACAAAACAATCCAAAGAGCCACCCACTATTTACAAATTCTCGACAGTGAATGTGATCGAGAAATTAGCTTAGTCAATGACCTGCTGGATCTACAGCGACTGGAAGCAGGTGTTCAAGACACCACTACCGATTGGATTGACTTGAATTTCTGGCTACCTAACTTGATTCATGCCTTCGAGGAACGCACCCAGGCTCGCCAGCAACAGTTACAGGTGGAACTACCAGCCCTACTCCCTCAAATTTATTCTGACTCTGATGCCCTCAGCCGCATTCTCACAGAACTGCTGCACAATGCTTGCAAATATACCCCGCCCGGAGAATCCATTACTGTATCGGTTCAGATCGATCCACCTTCTTGCTTCTCGCTGCCATCTTCATCCTTCTACCAATCCAACGAATCGAGTACAGCACTGCGTCTTTCAACCTTTCTTCTAAACGTCACTAACTCTGGGGTAGAAATTTCTCCCGATGAACTCCCTCGTATCTTCGAGAAGTTTTACCGGGTTGTCAGTGTCGATCGCTGGCAGCAAGGGGGAACTGGTTTGGGGCTGGCTCTGGTGAAAAAGCTGGTAGAACACCTAGGAGGAACGATTGAAGCCGAAAGCATTCAGAGGAAGACAACTTTTAGAATAAAATTGCCCATTACTTGTTAA